The following proteins come from a genomic window of Fusibacter sp. A1:
- a CDS encoding aminopeptidase P family protein: MINQRVSELRNQMKAHGISCYIVPSFDAHQSEYVSDYFKSREWICGFTGSAGTAVITEYKARLWTDGRYHTQAETQLSDTPFELVKQGLPGEPTIAEWLGDNLYEGAVISFDGKCYSQSAFEQLLQQTKSKAFDFKIDLDLIDSLWTERPAFPMGRVIDFKLEYAGQSRTEKIERVRETMKKNAADAFILPNLDDIAWLLNIRGEDIQYCPFVISYVIITLDEVKLYVHSEKLDDEVKNSLKADRIDLLDYDSIFMDLDGMNHKKVIYDKHQISASLVGALPETVIHIDKGDEITKFKAVKSKEEIANIRNSQIKDGIALIYFLEWLYSEVKSGSITELDVADQLEKFRREQPLSMGPSFNTIAGYGENAAMMHYGATKDNHAVLKEKGFLLFDSGGQYLDGTTDITRTVALGELTDEERVDYTLTLKSHIGLSKAVFLKGTCGPHLDILARKPMWDAGLDYKCGTGHGLGYVLSVHEGPHTIRCNQNDVELEKGMLITNEPGVYKPGRHGVRIENTLLVVEDRVTEFGEFFKFETISYCPIDTVPLVMDLLTEAELEWINDYHDKVNRHLSPMLEGSTLELLDKLTRRI, translated from the coding sequence ATGATAAATCAAAGAGTGAGTGAACTACGCAATCAAATGAAGGCCCATGGTATCTCTTGTTACATTGTTCCAAGCTTTGACGCGCATCAGAGCGAGTATGTATCGGACTATTTCAAATCGCGTGAATGGATTTGCGGATTTACAGGTTCTGCTGGAACTGCGGTGATTACTGAGTATAAGGCGAGATTATGGACAGACGGTAGATACCATACCCAGGCCGAGACTCAACTTTCAGATACCCCATTCGAGTTGGTCAAACAGGGTCTTCCTGGAGAACCGACAATAGCGGAGTGGTTGGGAGACAATCTTTATGAAGGCGCTGTCATCAGCTTTGACGGCAAATGCTATAGTCAATCCGCTTTTGAGCAGCTACTTCAACAAACTAAATCAAAAGCCTTCGATTTTAAGATCGATCTTGATCTGATAGATAGCCTTTGGACCGAGCGACCTGCTTTTCCGATGGGCAGGGTGATCGATTTCAAACTCGAGTACGCCGGACAGTCTAGGACTGAAAAAATTGAACGAGTCAGAGAGACGATGAAGAAGAACGCCGCAGACGCTTTTATCCTACCAAACCTTGATGATATCGCGTGGCTCCTTAACATAAGGGGCGAGGACATACAGTATTGTCCTTTTGTGATTTCTTATGTGATCATCACTCTTGATGAGGTAAAATTATATGTACATTCAGAAAAACTGGATGATGAGGTGAAAAACTCATTGAAGGCAGATCGGATCGATCTACTGGATTATGATAGCATTTTTATGGATTTAGACGGGATGAACCACAAAAAAGTCATCTATGATAAACATCAGATTAGCGCAAGTCTTGTTGGTGCCTTACCTGAAACAGTCATCCATATCGATAAGGGCGATGAGATCACAAAGTTTAAGGCTGTAAAATCAAAAGAGGAAATTGCCAATATAAGAAACAGCCAGATAAAGGACGGTATAGCCCTGATCTACTTCTTGGAGTGGCTCTACAGCGAAGTGAAATCTGGCAGTATCACAGAACTTGATGTCGCAGATCAACTGGAAAAGTTCAGAAGAGAGCAGCCGCTTAGCATGGGTCCAAGCTTCAATACGATCGCAGGATACGGTGAAAATGCTGCAATGATGCACTATGGCGCCACAAAGGACAACCATGCCGTTTTAAAGGAAAAGGGATTCCTACTATTTGATTCCGGTGGACAATACTTGGACGGTACCACCGATATCACAAGGACAGTGGCTCTTGGAGAACTGACAGATGAGGAAAGAGTGGATTATACGCTGACGCTTAAGTCGCATATAGGACTTTCAAAGGCGGTATTCTTAAAAGGCACCTGTGGTCCACATCTTGATATACTGGCTAGAAAGCCGATGTGGGATGCGGGGCTTGATTATAAGTGCGGCACAGGTCACGGGTTGGGATACGTCTTAAGCGTGCACGAGGGACCACACACGATACGGTGCAATCAAAACGATGTGGAACTTGAAAAGGGCATGCTGATTACAAATGAACCGGGTGTTTATAAACCAGGAAGACATGGCGTAAGAATTGAAAACACCTTGCTGGTTGTGGAGGACCGTGTCACGGAGTTCGGAGAGTTTTTTAAATTTGAAACGATCTCCTATTGCCCGATTGATACGGTGCCGCTTGTGATGGACTTGCTTACAGAAGCTGAGCTCGAATGGATCAACGACTA
- a CDS encoding HD-GYP domain-containing protein, which yields MRLAQVGHQLIGNQLLEPVFTEHGSMLLQKGTVVNNDILEKLLSHNVNVVHVIDQASRGIQPVGIIEEDKMEQAIENVKEIFDDILHKESMGVKALIPNDQIELVKNVVDMLIETLSRSGDILYTVSELIGTDAYTYKHSVNVAVLSILTAKGLNYVMEDIKNIALGALLHDIGKARIDQDVIQKPGKLTPAEIRVIQKHPQLGYELLKDIEKLPYLAKQIVLLHHEKLDGSGYPLGISGIEIPEYVQIVTVCDMYDAMTTNRVYRSKMAIYEALDILMVECIYRIDRNIFKQMMNNICMFPPGSGVVLSDGRIGIVASYRASNPSRPRVRILNLEAVLHYTEIQEVNLEKEQTLFIEDVWDVETFKKGFGSSQSVHTIKNSKTI from the coding sequence ATGAGATTGGCACAAGTAGGTCATCAACTCATCGGAAATCAATTACTGGAACCCGTGTTTACTGAACACGGTAGTATGCTTTTGCAGAAAGGCACGGTGGTAAATAATGACATACTTGAGAAGTTATTAAGCCACAATGTCAATGTGGTACATGTAATCGATCAAGCAAGCCGTGGCATTCAACCTGTCGGGATTATCGAAGAAGATAAGATGGAACAGGCAATTGAAAATGTTAAAGAGATTTTTGATGATATTTTACATAAGGAAAGTATGGGTGTTAAAGCGCTCATACCAAATGATCAAATTGAACTGGTAAAAAATGTTGTGGATATGCTTATTGAAACGCTTAGCAGATCAGGTGATATTCTATATACAGTTTCTGAGCTGATTGGAACCGACGCGTACACTTATAAACACAGTGTGAACGTAGCCGTGCTATCGATACTGACTGCCAAGGGCCTTAACTATGTGATGGAAGATATTAAGAACATCGCGCTGGGAGCCCTGCTTCACGATATAGGTAAGGCGCGTATCGACCAAGATGTCATTCAAAAGCCGGGAAAACTCACTCCTGCCGAAATCAGAGTGATTCAAAAGCATCCTCAGCTTGGTTATGAGTTACTCAAGGATATTGAAAAGTTGCCTTATTTGGCTAAGCAAATTGTCCTACTTCATCATGAAAAGTTGGATGGGTCGGGATATCCCCTTGGAATCAGCGGAATTGAGATTCCAGAGTATGTTCAGATTGTCACCGTCTGTGACATGTATGATGCGATGACGACCAACAGGGTTTACAGAAGCAAGATGGCGATTTATGAGGCGCTTGATATTCTCATGGTCGAGTGCATCTATCGAATCGATAGGAATATCTTTAAACAGATGATGAACAATATCTGTATGTTTCCACCGGGAAGCGGAGTCGTATTATCCGATGGTAGAATCGGTATCGTAGCCAGTTACCGGGCCTCAAATCCAAGTAGACCGAGAGTCAGGATTTTAAATCTGGAAGCGGTGCTCCATTATACAGAGATACAGGAAGTAAATCTTGAAAAGGAACAGACACTCTTCATTGAAGATGTTTGGGATGTCGAAACCTTTAAAAAAGGATTTGGATCGAGTCAATCGGTACATACAATAAAAAATAGCAAAACCATTTAA